One window from the genome of Ananas comosus cultivar F153 linkage group 13, ASM154086v1, whole genome shotgun sequence encodes:
- the LOC109719441 gene encoding uncharacterized protein LOC109719441 isoform X2 has product MAENLQQGRSELPFEKRHPGCMESLLHFLDLHNRLRIRKTLAYRRHGDGSRTGRIKLPRMRRTEPSTSEEHCCPEGDGKSQMENGVNATSRSHRMALLRTLVSKRKFRDKDPKGKISRAPSRLLRTTSIHHLKCNNYVIPVESSSNYETSTTELSSHGTASTSSQSCLLEAPNMPSLEKLSEMCGSTNTIERMDHDQLDDFGKSSSIQEEGVIKEIGNTASLHHSKEFLDLLQLFNANRDLFLKILQNPSSLLPTEEIASTKFETSHTEELLGKSNASHSLEPHNDQDKENDDILATDSTGTSNTKITDPLYESKGSREGRTVSNHFRSIKRKIKDVIKENKEGLIRTSMDGILHKIPYGQKVTDLPNKDTTLRYKYGREGFPSPNSKNIPKRIRRSSSLNESLDRYSNLFESISSRDSKRHSERPKFMENKSPKALKRIFSLPDVESYFVSRDVQNEVSNNNVASDQCISTQFESFDTLICTDGIMNSDGQVEQAAESTFSGMTNDSMEHSALISEKDKDLPINISDNVTIEESTDGPLHLDIRDIPANSTAISITSELFQDDGTYSAKHSVSGPELKSTKVHLNKLELLTESHRPREVNDGYSELIEEDFNKEDISEELDNINTVHIQVNEKDEADFQYVKSILKISGFSTSEILGDWYSPDQPVDPLHFEEAENSPREHDNYVDDDDSLLNHMLLFDLINEILLEIYDSSFVTFPQFSGFCSRIRPMPTGYQVLKEVWANISRYLSSQLQIDQAVENVVAQDFVRNDGWMNLRFDSEYVGLELEDLILDDLIDNVVFDLDDISLAKCCI; this is encoded by the exons ATGGCGGAGAATTTGCAACAAGGGAGGTCGGAACTACCGTTCGAGAAACGCCACCCGGGGTGCATGGAGAGCCTGCTACACTTCCTTGACCTGCACAACCGTCTTCGAATAAGGAAGACGCTAGCTTACAGAAGGCACGGCGATGGGAGTCGAACCGGAA GGATAAAACTCCCAAGGATGAGAAGAACCGAACCTTCGACAAGTGAGGAACATTGCTGTCCAGAAGGAGATGGAAAATCCCAG ATGGAAAATGGAGTTAATGCTACAAGCAGAAGTCATCGCATGGCTTTATTGAGAACTCTTgtatcaaaaagaaaatttagggACAAGGACCCGAAAGGAAAGATCTCTCGAGCTCCGTCCCGTCTACTGCGCACAACTTCTATTCATCACTTAAAATGCAACAATTATGTCATTCCTGTAGAATCAAGTTCTAACTATGAGACCTCAACAACCGAGCTCAGTTCACATGGAACAGCTTCTACCAGCAGCCAATCATGTTTGCTTGAAGCCCCTAATATGCCTTCTCTTGAAAAACTATCTGAAATGTGTGGGAGCACTAACACAATTGAAAGAATGGATCACGACCAGCTTGATGATTTTGGGAAAAGTTCATCGATTCAGGAGGAGGGagtaattaaagaaataggaaacaCTGCTTCTCTTCATCATTCAAAAGAGTTCTTGGATTTGCTTCAGCTATTCAATGCAAATAGGGATTTGTTTCTTAAAATCCTCCAGAATCCATCTTCGCTACTGCCAACCGAAGAGATAGCATCAACCAAATTTGAAACGTCTCACACAGAAGAATTGTTGGGAAAAAGTAATGCAAGCCACAGCCTTGAGCCCCACAATGACCAAGACAAGGAGAATGATGATATTCTTGCAACAGATAGTACAGGAACTAGCAATACCAAAATAACTGATCCTCTGTATGAATCAAAAGGCTCAAGGGAAGGTCGAACTGTTTCAAATCATTTTAGATCaattaaaaggaaaataaaagatgTAATCAAGGAGAATAAGGAGGGGCTTATTCGAACTTCTATGGATGGCATTCTTCATAAAATCCCATATGGACAAAAGGTGACGGATTTGCCAAATAAGGACACAACTTTGAGATATAAATATGGGAGAGAAGGGTTTCCTTCACCAAACAGTAAAAATATACCAAAACGTATAAGAAGATCTTCTTCTCTTAATGAATCATTAGATAGGTACTCCAATCTATTCGAGTCTATTTCAAGCAGGGATTCCAAAAGGCATTCTGAAAGACCAAAGTTCATGGAAAACAAATCCCCAAAAGCcttgaaaagaattttttctcTTCCTGATGTTGAGTCGTACTTCGTTAGTAGAGATGTCCAAAATGAAGTATCCAATAACAATGTAGCATCCGACCAATGTATTTCTACACAGTTCGAGTCGTTTGATACTCTTATATGTACCGATGGAATCATGAATTCAGATGGTCAGGTAGAACAAGCTGCAGAGAGTACTTTTAGCGGTATGACTAATGATAGTATGGAACATTCAGCACTAATTAGTGAGAAAGATAAAGATCTACCAATCAATATTTCAGATAATGTGACAATAGAAGAGAGTACTGATGGTCCATTACATCTGGATATTAGAGACATCCCTGCAAACTCGACGGCTATATCTATTACAAGCGAATTGTTCCAGGACGATGGAACTTATTCTGCAAAGCATTCTGTTTCAG GTCCGGAGCTGAAATCTACAAAAGTTCATCTCAACAAGCTTGAGTTATTAACCGAGTCACATAGACCGAGAGAAGTGAATGATGGATACAGTGAGTTAATAGAAGAAGACTTCAATAAAGAAGATATTTCGGAGGAACTAGACAATATTAATACTGTACACATTCAAGTCAACGAGAAGGACGAGGCCGACTTTCAGTACGTGAAAagtatattgaaaatatccGGGTTCAGCACTAGTGAGATTCTCGGAGATTGGTACTCCCCCGACCAGCCAGTCGACCCTCTACACTTTGAAGAAGCCGAGAACTCACCTCGAGAACATGATAACTATGTCGACGATGACGACTCCCTTCTCAATCACATGCTTTTATTCGATCTGATAAATGAAATCTTATTGGAAATTTACGACTCTTCTTTTGTCACTTTTCCACAATTCTCTGGCTTCTGTTCCCGTATTCGACCTATGCCGACGGGCTATCAGGTTCTCAAGGAAGTATGGGCGAACATCAGTCGGTATCTTAGCTCTCAGCTGCAGATAGATCAAGCAGTGGAGAATGTTGTGGCCCAAGATTTTGTGAGGAATGATGGGTGGATGAACCTTCGATTCGATTCCGAGTATGTGGGTTTGGAATTGGAGGATCTTATACTAGATGATCTTATAGACAATGTTGTTTTTGATTTAGATGACATATCACTTGCCAAGTGTTGTATATAA
- the LOC109719442 gene encoding probable GTP-binding protein OBGM, mitochondrial: protein MWLRCVVLRHGRIPPLPPCPNPSWFVSSFSYSNAPSKKGKAAPLQERRMVDRFRLWAKGGEGGNGCCSLRRSRSDRHGKPDGGNGGRGGDVILECSAAVWDFSNLQHHLNAKRGGHGVSKNQIGTRGSDKVVQVPVGTVMHLVEGELPSFVENNSVRSADPWDIPDNSEDFRAKPVQNNANAFKHSMVKEDRRASTSYSCNNGSKEIIGKGNLKPHISPFSEKAFPSIEDGVSHDHSYGTEPENEEEDHSEDDFDYDDGEEEEEEEEEEEEEEVQYAVAELTEPGQRLIIARGGEGGLGNACLRKDHKSRKKIKDNSSNLAYIDDEDESLLHTGKPGSESVLILELKSIADVGLVGMPNAGKSTLLGALSRAQPVVGHYAFTTRRPNIGNLNYEDFFSVKVADIPGLIKGAHQNRGLGHAFLRHIERTKVLAYVVDLAAALNGRKGISPWEQLRDLVLELEYHQEGLSSRPSLIVANKIDEDGAEKVCEELQRRVRDVPIFPVCAILQEGVPELKTGLRRLIDGNEARSLDLSKIIVD, encoded by the exons ATGTGGCTGCGTTGCGTAGTACTTCGCCATGGGCGAATACCACCTCTCCCCCCTTGCCCTAACCCTTCGTGGTTCGTTTCCTCCTTTTCCTACTCCAACGCACCCTCCAAAAAGGGAAAGGCAGCGCCTTTACAG GAGAGGAGAATGGTGGATAGGTTCAGGCTATGGGCGAAGGGCGGGGAGGGCGGAAACGGTTGCTGCAGCCTCCGCCGCAGCAGATCCGATCGCCATGGGAAACCTGATG GTGGAAATGGCGGTAGAGGAGGTGATGTTATTCTCGAATGCTCGGCGGCTGTTTGGGATTTCAGTAACCTGCAACACCATTTG AATGCGAAACGTGGAGGGCATGGAGTTTCGAAAAATCAGATAGGTACTCGAGGATCTGACAAG GTTGTACAAGTACCGGTTGGCACTGTAATGCATCTAGTCGAGGGTGAATTACCTTCTTTCGTTGAGAACAACTCCGTGAGATCTGCGGATCCATGGGATATTCCAGACAATTCGGAGGATTTCCGAGCAAAACCTGTTCAAAACAATGCGAATGCTTTTAAACACTCAATGGTAAAAGAAGATCGTCGTGCTTCTACTTCATATTCTTGTAACAATGGCAGTAAGGAGATCATAGGAAAAGGGAATCTGAAACCACACATTAGTCCTTTCTCTGAAAAAGCATTTCCATCAATTGAAGATGGAGTAAGTCATGATCATTCATATGGAACTGAACcagaaaatgaagaagaagatcatagtGAAGATGATTTTGATTATGATgatggggaggaggaggaggaggaggaggaggaggaggaagaggaggaggtgcAATATGCTGTTGCAGAATTGACTGAGCCGGGCCAACGCCTAATAATCGCTCGAGGTGGGGAGGGTGGTCTCGGTAATGCTTGTCTAAGGAAAGATCACAAGTCCCGCAAAAAGATCAAAGATAATTCTTCCAATTTGGCATACattgatgatgaagatgaaTCTTTGTTACATACTGGAAAGCCCGGATCTGAAAGCGTGCTTATCCTAGAATTAAAGAGCATTGCGGATGTCGGCCTTGTTGGCATGCCAAATGCTGGTAAAAGCACCTTGCTAGGGGCCCTTTCACGTGCCCAACCTGTTGTGGGCCATTATGCTTTCACCACTCGAAGACCCAATATAGGAAACTTGAATTATGAGGACTTTTTTTCTGTAAAGGTGGCGGACATTCCAGGGCTAATTAAAGGCGCTCATCAGAATCGGGGGTTAGGGCATGCTTTTTTGAGGCATATAGAGAGAACAAAAGTCTTGGCCTATGTTGTCGACTTAGCTGCAGCTTTGAACGGTAGAAAGGGAATTTCACCATGGGAACAGTTGAGGGATTTGGTTTTGGAGCTCGAGTATCATCAGGAAGGATTGTCGAGTCGGCCTTCTTTGATAGTTGCCAATAAAATTGATGAAGACGGTGCTGAAAAAGTGTGTGAAGAATTACAGAGGAGGGTTCGAGATGTTCCAATATTTCCTGTTTGTGCTATTTTACAGGAGGGAGTTCCTGAACTGAAAACTGGACTAAGAAGACTGATAGATGGAAATGAAGCACGGAGTCTTGATCTGAGTAAAATTATTGTTGATTAA
- the LOC109719441 gene encoding uncharacterized protein LOC109719441 isoform X1, which yields MAENLQQGRSELPFEKRHPGCMESLLHFLDLHNRLRIRKTLAYRRHGDGSRTGRIKLPRMRRTEPSTSEEHCCPEGDGKSQMENGVNATSRSHRMALLRTLVSKRKFRDKDPKGKISRAPSRLLRTTSIHHLKCNNYVIPVESSSNYETSTTELSSHGTASTSSQSCLLEAPNMPSLEKLSEMCGSTNTIERMDHDQLDDFGKSSSIQEEGVIKEIGNTASLHHSKEFLDLLQLFNANRDLFLKILQNPSSLLPTEEIASTKFETSHTEELLGKSNASHSLEPHNDQDKENDDILATDSTGTSNTKITDPLYESKGSREGRTVSNHFRSIKRKIKDVIKENKEGLIRTSMDGILHKIPYGQKVTDLPNKDTTLRYKYGREGFPSPNSKNIPKRIRRSSSLNESLDRYSNLFESISSRDSKRHSERPKFMENKSPKALKRIFSLPDVESYFVSRDVQNEVSNNNVASDQCISTQFESFDTLICTDGIMNSDGQVEQAAESTFSGMTNDSMEHSALISEKDKDLPINISDNVTIEESTDGPLHLDIRDIPANSTAISITSELFQDDGTYSAKHSVSAGPELKSTKVHLNKLELLTESHRPREVNDGYSELIEEDFNKEDISEELDNINTVHIQVNEKDEADFQYVKSILKISGFSTSEILGDWYSPDQPVDPLHFEEAENSPREHDNYVDDDDSLLNHMLLFDLINEILLEIYDSSFVTFPQFSGFCSRIRPMPTGYQVLKEVWANISRYLSSQLQIDQAVENVVAQDFVRNDGWMNLRFDSEYVGLELEDLILDDLIDNVVFDLDDISLAKCCI from the exons ATGGCGGAGAATTTGCAACAAGGGAGGTCGGAACTACCGTTCGAGAAACGCCACCCGGGGTGCATGGAGAGCCTGCTACACTTCCTTGACCTGCACAACCGTCTTCGAATAAGGAAGACGCTAGCTTACAGAAGGCACGGCGATGGGAGTCGAACCGGAA GGATAAAACTCCCAAGGATGAGAAGAACCGAACCTTCGACAAGTGAGGAACATTGCTGTCCAGAAGGAGATGGAAAATCCCAG ATGGAAAATGGAGTTAATGCTACAAGCAGAAGTCATCGCATGGCTTTATTGAGAACTCTTgtatcaaaaagaaaatttagggACAAGGACCCGAAAGGAAAGATCTCTCGAGCTCCGTCCCGTCTACTGCGCACAACTTCTATTCATCACTTAAAATGCAACAATTATGTCATTCCTGTAGAATCAAGTTCTAACTATGAGACCTCAACAACCGAGCTCAGTTCACATGGAACAGCTTCTACCAGCAGCCAATCATGTTTGCTTGAAGCCCCTAATATGCCTTCTCTTGAAAAACTATCTGAAATGTGTGGGAGCACTAACACAATTGAAAGAATGGATCACGACCAGCTTGATGATTTTGGGAAAAGTTCATCGATTCAGGAGGAGGGagtaattaaagaaataggaaacaCTGCTTCTCTTCATCATTCAAAAGAGTTCTTGGATTTGCTTCAGCTATTCAATGCAAATAGGGATTTGTTTCTTAAAATCCTCCAGAATCCATCTTCGCTACTGCCAACCGAAGAGATAGCATCAACCAAATTTGAAACGTCTCACACAGAAGAATTGTTGGGAAAAAGTAATGCAAGCCACAGCCTTGAGCCCCACAATGACCAAGACAAGGAGAATGATGATATTCTTGCAACAGATAGTACAGGAACTAGCAATACCAAAATAACTGATCCTCTGTATGAATCAAAAGGCTCAAGGGAAGGTCGAACTGTTTCAAATCATTTTAGATCaattaaaaggaaaataaaagatgTAATCAAGGAGAATAAGGAGGGGCTTATTCGAACTTCTATGGATGGCATTCTTCATAAAATCCCATATGGACAAAAGGTGACGGATTTGCCAAATAAGGACACAACTTTGAGATATAAATATGGGAGAGAAGGGTTTCCTTCACCAAACAGTAAAAATATACCAAAACGTATAAGAAGATCTTCTTCTCTTAATGAATCATTAGATAGGTACTCCAATCTATTCGAGTCTATTTCAAGCAGGGATTCCAAAAGGCATTCTGAAAGACCAAAGTTCATGGAAAACAAATCCCCAAAAGCcttgaaaagaattttttctcTTCCTGATGTTGAGTCGTACTTCGTTAGTAGAGATGTCCAAAATGAAGTATCCAATAACAATGTAGCATCCGACCAATGTATTTCTACACAGTTCGAGTCGTTTGATACTCTTATATGTACCGATGGAATCATGAATTCAGATGGTCAGGTAGAACAAGCTGCAGAGAGTACTTTTAGCGGTATGACTAATGATAGTATGGAACATTCAGCACTAATTAGTGAGAAAGATAAAGATCTACCAATCAATATTTCAGATAATGTGACAATAGAAGAGAGTACTGATGGTCCATTACATCTGGATATTAGAGACATCCCTGCAAACTCGACGGCTATATCTATTACAAGCGAATTGTTCCAGGACGATGGAACTTATTCTGCAAAGCATTCTGTTTCAG CAGGTCCGGAGCTGAAATCTACAAAAGTTCATCTCAACAAGCTTGAGTTATTAACCGAGTCACATAGACCGAGAGAAGTGAATGATGGATACAGTGAGTTAATAGAAGAAGACTTCAATAAAGAAGATATTTCGGAGGAACTAGACAATATTAATACTGTACACATTCAAGTCAACGAGAAGGACGAGGCCGACTTTCAGTACGTGAAAagtatattgaaaatatccGGGTTCAGCACTAGTGAGATTCTCGGAGATTGGTACTCCCCCGACCAGCCAGTCGACCCTCTACACTTTGAAGAAGCCGAGAACTCACCTCGAGAACATGATAACTATGTCGACGATGACGACTCCCTTCTCAATCACATGCTTTTATTCGATCTGATAAATGAAATCTTATTGGAAATTTACGACTCTTCTTTTGTCACTTTTCCACAATTCTCTGGCTTCTGTTCCCGTATTCGACCTATGCCGACGGGCTATCAGGTTCTCAAGGAAGTATGGGCGAACATCAGTCGGTATCTTAGCTCTCAGCTGCAGATAGATCAAGCAGTGGAGAATGTTGTGGCCCAAGATTTTGTGAGGAATGATGGGTGGATGAACCTTCGATTCGATTCCGAGTATGTGGGTTTGGAATTGGAGGATCTTATACTAGATGATCTTATAGACAATGTTGTTTTTGATTTAGATGACATATCACTTGCCAAGTGTTGTATATAA